In Coriobacteriaceae bacterium, a single window of DNA contains:
- a CDS encoding phospho-sugar mutase: MADVHELLDTWIANVKDEELLAELNTMKEQGDEDAITDAFFQDLAFGTAGLRGTIGAGTNRMNIYTVGRATQGFADYLNATFEHPTVAIARDSRNKGELFVKTTAAILAANGVTALVYPKISPVPTLSWAVRDLKCSGGICMTASHNPAPYNGYKAYGPDGCQITSEAADAISKAIAETDAFTGVKSMDFDEAVEQGLVKWIDDSCLERYYEAVLARGVTNLSAEEIAGAPLKLVYTPLNGTGLIPVTTVLERAGITDVTVVPEQKEPNGDFPTCPYPNPEIRQAMQKGIDLCEQVHPDLLLATDPDADRVGVAVKNGDDYLLLTGNEMGVLLLDYICKTRAARGEDLTKKVVVTTIVSSAMVDALAEEYGFELRRCLTGFKYIGDIITSLSDTGEVDRFIFGFEESYGYLAGDHVRDKDAVSTSLLICQMAQYYKLQGKNLADAMHELYEKYGYYHNKTISLSYPGAEGAAKMAGIMAGLRENPPAELAGSKIETVVDYNTCVNGLPKANVIEFDLEGGNKGIVRPSGTEPKIKLYIFAKGADAAEADAVLDSIEESGRKLLA; this comes from the coding sequence ATGGCAGATGTTCATGAGCTGCTTGATACTTGGATTGCCAATGTCAAGGACGAGGAGCTCCTCGCTGAGCTTAACACGATGAAGGAGCAGGGTGATGAGGACGCCATCACCGACGCTTTCTTCCAGGATCTCGCCTTCGGTACTGCTGGCCTTCGCGGCACTATCGGTGCGGGCACTAACCGTATGAATATCTATACGGTCGGTCGTGCGACCCAGGGATTCGCTGACTACCTCAATGCGACCTTCGAGCATCCGACGGTCGCCATCGCTCGCGATAGCCGCAATAAAGGTGAGCTGTTCGTTAAGACGACGGCTGCCATTCTTGCAGCAAACGGCGTGACTGCTCTCGTGTATCCTAAGATTTCTCCCGTGCCGACGCTTTCCTGGGCCGTCCGCGACCTTAAGTGCTCCGGTGGTATTTGCATGACCGCTAGCCATAATCCGGCGCCTTATAACGGCTATAAGGCCTATGGCCCCGACGGCTGCCAGATCACCAGTGAGGCCGCCGATGCAATTTCTAAGGCTATCGCCGAGACCGATGCGTTTACCGGCGTGAAGTCTATGGACTTCGATGAGGCTGTTGAGCAGGGCCTTGTCAAGTGGATTGACGACTCCTGTCTCGAGCGTTATTACGAGGCCGTCCTCGCTCGCGGCGTGACGAACCTTTCTGCCGAGGAAATTGCCGGCGCTCCGCTTAAGCTTGTCTACACGCCGCTCAACGGTACGGGCCTTATCCCCGTTACTACGGTTCTTGAGCGCGCTGGCATCACCGATGTCACGGTTGTTCCCGAGCAGAAGGAGCCTAACGGCGATTTCCCGACCTGCCCGTATCCTAACCCCGAGATCCGTCAGGCTATGCAGAAGGGCATCGATCTCTGCGAGCAGGTTCACCCCGATCTGCTGCTTGCGACCGATCCCGACGCCGACCGTGTTGGCGTTGCTGTCAAGAATGGTGATGACTACCTGCTGTTGACCGGTAACGAGATGGGCGTCCTGCTGCTCGACTATATTTGCAAGACCCGTGCCGCTCGCGGCGAGGATCTCACAAAGAAGGTCGTGGTCACTACCATTGTTTCTTCCGCCATGGTCGATGCTCTGGCCGAGGAGTATGGCTTTGAGCTCCGTCGCTGCCTGACGGGCTTCAAGTACATCGGTGACATCATTACCTCGCTTTCCGATACTGGTGAAGTCGATCGCTTTATCTTCGGTTTCGAGGAGAGCTACGGCTATCTGGCCGGTGATCACGTACGCGACAAGGACGCGGTGAGCACTTCGCTGCTGATTTGCCAGATGGCTCAGTATTACAAGCTGCAGGGTAAGAACCTCGCCGACGCGATGCACGAGCTTTACGAGAAGTATGGCTACTATCACAACAAGACGATTTCGCTGAGCTATCCGGGTGCTGAGGGTGCTGCAAAGATGGCGGGCATCATGGCCGGTCTGCGCGAGAATCCGCCTGCGGAGCTCGCAGGGTCCAAGATCGAGACTGTTGTGGACTACAACACCTGCGTGAACGGCCTGCCCAAGGCAAACGTCATCGAGTTCGATCTCGAGGGCGGCAACAAGGGCATTGTCCGTCCGTCTGGTACCGAGCCTAAGATCAAGCTGTACATCTTCGCTAAGGGCGCGGATGCAGCTGAGGCGGATGCGGTGCTTGATTCCATCGAGGAATCTGGTCGCAAGCTGTTGGCCTAA
- a CDS encoding phosphoglucomutase/phosphomannomutase family protein: MCAIIHFGTDGWRARVDGDFTINNVARVTDAIGRLWQKTNPGKTVYVGFDTRPQAREFAELAAGVIAAHGLDAVLVSRPVPTPALTWAAAYDGEACGALMVTGSHHPQGYLCLKLRMGDGSTANQDVIEELEETMAAEPLGLEGQYRTADIIPDYMRAVASFVDADAIRAAHMRVVVDPMGGAAQGYLADLLRELGVEVHEIHADETTDRGDICPDPVEPWVDACERAVVEDGACAGLVTDGDADRIGAVDERGRYIHPHQIMALVLGDLVQYRNLKGRVVVNLSCSTLVRRIAEALGCRVVIKPVGFKYIAAEMKKGGVLVGGEEAGGIGIAAHMPERDGILACLILCELMAKTGAPLGVLIDQLEASFGKTSYGRRDLRLEAEDAETLRTLLPGVNPKSICGKVPQSVSHMDGLRLAFEDDTWLLIRPSGTEPVVRVYAEGFSVEERDELLDAGCALARGAYRL; encoded by the coding sequence GTGTGCGCGATAATTCACTTTGGAACTGACGGTTGGCGAGCTCGCGTCGACGGAGACTTTACTATCAACAACGTCGCTCGTGTCACTGATGCTATCGGCAGGCTATGGCAAAAGACGAATCCCGGTAAAACGGTATATGTAGGATTTGATACTCGGCCGCAAGCGCGCGAGTTCGCCGAGCTCGCGGCGGGCGTGATTGCCGCCCACGGGCTCGATGCCGTGCTCGTGTCTCGACCGGTGCCGACTCCCGCTCTAACGTGGGCGGCTGCGTATGACGGCGAGGCATGCGGCGCGCTTATGGTGACGGGCTCACATCATCCGCAGGGCTATCTATGCCTCAAGCTGCGGATGGGTGATGGCTCGACGGCCAACCAGGATGTCATCGAAGAGCTCGAGGAGACGATGGCCGCCGAGCCGCTGGGGCTTGAGGGGCAATACCGCACGGCAGATATAATTCCCGACTATATGCGAGCGGTGGCATCGTTTGTCGACGCGGATGCCATTCGCGCCGCGCATATGCGTGTGGTGGTTGACCCCATGGGCGGAGCTGCGCAGGGATATCTTGCCGACTTGCTTCGAGAGCTTGGCGTCGAAGTCCATGAGATTCACGCCGACGAGACGACCGATAGGGGAGATATCTGCCCCGACCCGGTCGAGCCGTGGGTGGATGCTTGTGAGCGCGCAGTTGTCGAAGACGGGGCGTGCGCCGGTCTGGTGACTGATGGCGACGCCGATCGTATCGGCGCGGTTGATGAGCGCGGCAGATATATACATCCACATCAGATCATGGCGCTCGTTTTGGGCGATTTGGTCCAGTATCGCAATCTGAAGGGACGCGTCGTCGTCAACCTTTCATGCTCCACGCTTGTGCGTCGCATTGCCGAGGCACTCGGCTGCCGCGTGGTCATCAAGCCCGTCGGTTTTAAATATATAGCCGCCGAGATGAAGAAGGGCGGCGTTCTCGTGGGCGGTGAAGAGGCCGGTGGTATCGGTATCGCCGCGCACATGCCCGAGCGCGACGGCATCCTTGCCTGCCTGATTTTGTGCGAGCTCATGGCCAAGACCGGCGCGCCCTTGGGCGTGCTTATCGATCAGCTCGAGGCGAGCTTTGGCAAGACGAGTTACGGACGTCGAGATTTGCGCCTTGAGGCCGAGGATGCCGAGACGTTGCGCACGCTGCTTCCCGGAGTGAATCCCAAGTCGATATGCGGCAAGGTACCGCAGAGCGTAAGTCATATGGATGGCTTGCGTCTGGCATTTGAAGATGACACCTGGCTGCTGATCCGTCCCAGCGGGACCGAACCGGTGGTGCGCGTGTACGCCGAGGGCTTTTCGGTGGAGGAGCGTGATGAGCTGCTGGATGCCGGCTGCGCTTTGGCCAGGGGTGCATATCGGCTGTAG
- a CDS encoding homocysteine S-methyltransferase family protein, translating into MDTSYYNRFGAEELTRRLSSETLLAQGPMGSVLLSEYDAADIPPAFWNLAEPQTVSRIHRLYVAAGAQVLITNTFQASSYALKHDQIAPSVAEVNRGAVDDARQAHPQLLLGSMGPICIEWFAEDSAEYREIRGIAREQAHALLNAGVDGLLIETVTSIRNLQPMLAGARDAADGMPVLVSFVVDDKGDLLGDGLNIEAAVLYAEKHGANSVGVNCCSLAAANAAVSRMVASATTPVTVRPNAGNPVQTQDGPVWHEDPEAFARACVEWKRAGAAMVGSCCGTTAVTTAAMADALNI; encoded by the coding sequence ATGGATACGAGTTATTACAACCGCTTTGGTGCCGAGGAACTTACGCGCCGCTTGTCGAGCGAGACCTTGTTGGCGCAGGGCCCCATGGGCAGTGTTCTGTTGAGTGAGTACGATGCCGCCGACATTCCACCGGCGTTTTGGAATCTGGCAGAGCCGCAGACCGTTTCTCGTATCCATCGCTTGTATGTCGCCGCCGGCGCGCAGGTGCTCATTACCAACACCTTTCAGGCATCAAGCTATGCCCTCAAGCACGACCAGATTGCGCCGTCCGTGGCGGAGGTCAATCGCGGGGCCGTCGACGATGCTCGCCAGGCGCACCCACAGCTGCTGCTGGGCTCGATGGGCCCGATTTGTATTGAGTGGTTTGCCGAGGACTCTGCCGAGTATCGTGAAATCCGAGGCATTGCGCGCGAACAAGCGCACGCCTTGCTCAATGCTGGTGTTGACGGTCTGCTGATCGAGACGGTGACGTCTATCCGTAATTTGCAGCCCATGCTTGCCGGCGCCCGAGATGCCGCCGACGGTATGCCTGTCCTGGTGAGTTTTGTCGTTGACGATAAAGGCGACCTGTTGGGCGATGGCCTCAACATCGAGGCAGCCGTTTTGTACGCCGAAAAACACGGCGCAAACTCGGTTGGTGTTAATTGCTGTTCGCTTGCGGCCGCGAACGCGGCGGTGTCCAGGATGGTTGCATCGGCGACTACTCCCGTCACGGTGCGTCCCAACGCGGGAAATCCGGTTCAGACACAGGATGGTCCCGTGTGGCATGAGGACCCCGAAGCCTTCGCTCGCGCATGCGTCGAGTGGAAGCGGGCGGGCGCCGCAATGGTAGGCAGCTGCTGCGGAACCACGGCGGTTACGACAGCCGCTATGGCAGATGCGCTCAATATATAG
- a CDS encoding metal-dependent transcriptional regulator — MDTTNSSRELHLTVANEDYLECMVRIESEDGETGGVRSVDIAQRLGVSKASVNKAVSALKASELVEQSHYGKVILTDRGREVGSAIWYRHRLVRTFLVQELGVEFERADSEACMMEHALSEDTMNRWLAYLEKQGISVEE, encoded by the coding sequence ATGGATACGACAAATAGCTCGCGCGAGCTACACCTAACGGTGGCGAACGAAGACTACTTGGAGTGCATGGTTCGCATCGAAAGCGAAGATGGGGAGACCGGCGGCGTGCGGTCGGTCGATATCGCACAGCGCCTTGGCGTCTCGAAGGCATCGGTCAACAAGGCGGTTTCGGCTCTCAAGGCATCTGAACTTGTCGAACAGTCTCACTACGGCAAAGTTATCCTGACTGACCGTGGGCGCGAGGTCGGCTCGGCTATCTGGTATCGCCATCGTCTGGTCCGCACGTTTTTGGTTCAGGAGCTCGGTGTCGAATTTGAGCGAGCCGATTCCGAGGCCTGCATGATGGAGCATGCTCTATCCGAGGACACGATGAACCGCTGGCTCGCCTATCTCGAAAAGCAGGGAATCAGCGTCGAGGAATAG
- the pepT gene encoding peptidase T, translating into MENTTTDPDVLERFLRYVQINTQSEDANCDQVPSSTVQFDLANVLAEELRELGATDAHVTENAYVCAHIPASAGSENKPALGLIAHLDTTEVAPGAGVAPHIVHYDGGDLVCGIVDGKPVSMSTAKLPALNNLVGEDLVCTDGTTLLGADDKAGVAEIMALVARIAQDPSLPHPALGICFCPDEEIGHGAELLDIEAFGCKYAYTVDGGPVGELEWECFNAAEATVRFEGQSIHPGDAKGRMVNAGNLFCDFNALLPYEQRPEYTEGYEGFYHLEGVSATVDHATARYIVRDHDAAKFQQKLELMNAAAALLNQRLGEERVTVEIKQQYRNMAEIVRDYPELIDVAKEAYLACGVEPQVLPIRGGTDGAQLSFRGLPCPNLSTGGYCYHGVNEFVPVSSLVKMTDVLQELVARFA; encoded by the coding sequence ATGGAAAACACCACCACGGACCCCGACGTCCTCGAGCGTTTTTTGCGCTATGTCCAGATCAACACGCAGTCCGAGGATGCCAACTGCGACCAGGTGCCGTCGAGCACCGTACAGTTCGACCTTGCCAACGTGCTTGCCGAAGAACTGCGCGAGCTGGGTGCAACCGATGCCCATGTAACCGAAAACGCCTATGTCTGCGCGCACATTCCCGCTAGCGCCGGTTCCGAGAATAAGCCCGCCCTGGGCCTGATCGCGCACCTCGATACCACCGAGGTCGCGCCGGGCGCCGGCGTAGCGCCGCACATCGTGCACTACGATGGCGGCGATCTGGTTTGCGGCATCGTCGACGGCAAGCCCGTGTCCATGAGCACCGCCAAACTTCCTGCCCTCAACAACCTGGTGGGTGAGGACCTTGTCTGCACCGACGGAACTACGCTGCTGGGCGCCGACGACAAGGCGGGTGTCGCCGAAATCATGGCGCTTGTCGCACGCATCGCGCAGGATCCCTCCCTGCCCCATCCCGCGCTCGGCATTTGCTTCTGCCCGGACGAGGAAATCGGTCACGGTGCCGAGCTGTTGGATATCGAGGCCTTCGGCTGCAAGTACGCTTACACGGTCGACGGCGGTCCGGTTGGCGAGCTTGAGTGGGAGTGCTTCAACGCCGCCGAGGCAACCGTTCGCTTTGAGGGCCAGTCCATTCACCCCGGCGACGCCAAGGGGCGCATGGTCAACGCGGGCAACCTGTTCTGCGACTTCAACGCCCTGCTCCCCTACGAGCAGCGCCCGGAATACACCGAGGGCTACGAGGGCTTCTATCACCTTGAGGGCGTCTCGGCAACGGTCGACCATGCCACGGCGCGCTATATCGTCCGTGATCACGATGCCGCCAAGTTCCAGCAGAAACTCGAGCTGATGAATGCCGCCGCCGCACTGCTCAACCAGCGACTGGGCGAGGAGCGCGTAACGGTCGAGATTAAGCAGCAGTATCGAAATATGGCCGAGATCGTTCGTGACTATCCCGAGCTTATTGATGTTGCCAAGGAAGCCTACCTTGCCTGCGGCGTTGAGCCCCAAGTACTGCCGATTCGCGGCGGCACCGACGGCGCACAGCTGTCGTTCCGCGGCCTGCCCTGCCCCAACCTCTCGACAGGCGGCTACTGTTACCACGGCGTCAACGAGTTTGTCCCGGTCAGCTCGCTCGTCAAGATGACCGACGTCCTGCAGGAGCTCGTCGCCCGCTTTGCATAA
- a CDS encoding LCP family protein, whose translation MFNKKPLADNTRRPSTGAQAKIYSRDNVARYSERARQRRRGRTVRRVALIAVLGVLLSATTAAGLWFATIMGKLGDSNVITNNLRQILVDTDEAKDPFYVLLLGTDGRPGEDTYRADSIILARIDPTQKQATLISVPRDTKVVYKGETMKINACHTVGGAEAMVQAVNELCGVQISHYAEVSFDGMQSLIDSVGGIDINATDDVDDPEHLDIKITAGQQHMDGATALTYARCRYTYADGDYTRMRHQRQVLGALANQILNNFDATKIFGLVNSLSDMLVTDMSVQDIVSTVNAMRGMDVEGIYSANLPSYADDSTMIDGVSYVFVYEDELKEMMARVDAGEDPKGPNTMGLSDGSSSTIGGLNNNTSEDYAYGTATSSGGSDDSDDSSDGSDYYEEPTGDGNGYEANY comes from the coding sequence ATGTTTAACAAGAAACCCCTAGCGGATAACACCCGAAGACCCTCGACTGGTGCGCAGGCCAAGATCTACAGCCGTGACAATGTCGCACGCTATTCCGAGCGCGCCCGTCAGCGCCGTCGCGGCCGCACGGTTCGCCGCGTAGCTCTCATCGCCGTACTCGGCGTGCTGCTGAGCGCCACGACTGCTGCGGGTCTGTGGTTTGCCACTATCATGGGCAAGCTTGGCGACTCCAATGTCATTACCAACAACCTGCGCCAGATTCTGGTCGATACCGATGAGGCAAAAGATCCGTTCTACGTGTTGCTTCTTGGTACCGACGGTCGTCCGGGCGAGGATACGTATCGTGCCGACTCGATTATCCTGGCACGCATCGACCCCACGCAAAAGCAGGCGACGCTCATTTCCGTTCCGCGCGACACCAAGGTCGTGTACAAGGGCGAGACCATGAAGATCAACGCCTGCCACACCGTTGGCGGCGCCGAGGCCATGGTCCAGGCGGTCAACGAGCTGTGCGGCGTGCAGATTTCTCACTATGCCGAGGTCAGCTTTGACGGCATGCAGTCGCTTATTGATTCGGTTGGCGGTATCGACATCAACGCGACCGACGACGTCGACGATCCCGAGCACCTGGATATTAAGATTACCGCTGGTCAGCAGCATATGGACGGCGCTACTGCCCTTACCTATGCCCGCTGCCGCTACACCTATGCCGACGGCGATTACACGCGCATGCGCCATCAGCGTCAGGTGCTTGGCGCCCTTGCCAACCAGATTCTCAATAACTTCGATGCCACGAAGATCTTTGGCCTGGTTAATTCGCTGTCCGATATGCTCGTAACCGATATGAGCGTTCAGGATATCGTCTCCACGGTTAATGCCATGCGCGGCATGGATGTCGAGGGCATCTACTCGGCCAACCTGCCTTCGTATGCTGACGACAGCACTATGATCGACGGCGTGAGCTATGTCTTTGTCTACGAAGACGAGCTTAAGGAAATGATGGCCCGCGTCGACGCCGGTGAGGATCCCAAGGGCCCCAACACCATGGGCCTTTCAGACGGCTCCAGCTCCACGATCGGTGGCCTCAACAACAATACGTCCGAGGACTACGCATATGGCACCGCGACCTCGTCGGGTGGCTCGGACGATTCCGACGATTCGAGCGACGGCTCCGATTACTACGAAGAGCCCACCGGTGACGGCAACGGCTACGAAGCCAACTACTAG
- the murA gene encoding UDP-N-acetylglucosamine 1-carboxyvinyltransferase, producing the protein MDIIRVEGGHAIGGSVPVSGAKNSALKLMAATLLAPGKTTLQNVPDISDVHVMGKVLKGMGATIDVLDEHTLEIDTSQVDSWEAPYELVAKMRASTAVMGPLLGRFHRAKIAMPGGCNLGARKIDMHILGLEALGVEFDTAHGYINASAPQGLHGTTVTLEFASVGATENLIMAAVRAQGTTVIDNAAREPEIVDLANMLNEMGAKIVGAGTPVVTIEGVEELHPVTHCVVGDRIEAGTFIVAGALMADERGVDVTGFCPIHLGMVLKKMELMGIECERIESGVHVNRVERIRPVDIQTLPFPGFPTDMQAQIMVLSALADGSSVITENIFENRFMFASELVRMGADIRIESHHAMIHGVKGFSGAQVTSPDLRGGAALVVAGLIADGVTEVSAIHHIKRGYEQFVEKLQALGAHVEHATVPDPVIY; encoded by the coding sequence TTGGATATTATCCGCGTTGAGGGTGGCCACGCCATCGGAGGCTCCGTGCCCGTCTCGGGTGCCAAGAACTCCGCGCTCAAACTCATGGCGGCAACGCTTCTGGCGCCGGGCAAGACGACGCTGCAGAACGTGCCCGATATTTCCGATGTCCACGTGATGGGCAAGGTGCTCAAGGGTATGGGCGCTACGATCGATGTTCTCGACGAGCACACGCTCGAGATCGATACCTCCCAGGTCGATTCTTGGGAGGCTCCCTACGAGCTCGTCGCCAAGATGCGCGCCTCCACGGCTGTGATGGGTCCCCTGCTGGGTCGCTTCCATCGCGCCAAGATCGCCATGCCGGGCGGCTGCAACCTGGGTGCTCGCAAGATCGATATGCATATCCTGGGTCTCGAGGCTCTGGGCGTCGAGTTCGACACCGCCCACGGCTACATCAACGCCAGTGCTCCCCAGGGTCTGCACGGCACCACCGTCACGCTCGAATTCGCGAGCGTGGGCGCCACCGAGAACCTCATCATGGCTGCCGTGCGCGCACAGGGCACCACGGTTATCGACAACGCTGCCCGCGAGCCCGAGATCGTCGACCTTGCCAACATGCTCAACGAGATGGGTGCCAAGATCGTCGGCGCAGGCACGCCCGTCGTGACCATCGAGGGCGTGGAGGAGCTGCATCCCGTTACCCATTGCGTGGTGGGTGACCGCATCGAGGCCGGCACCTTTATCGTCGCCGGCGCCCTCATGGCCGATGAGCGCGGCGTCGATGTTACGGGCTTCTGCCCCATCCACCTGGGAATGGTGCTCAAAAAGATGGAACTTATGGGCATCGAGTGCGAGCGTATCGAGAGCGGCGTCCACGTCAATCGCGTCGAGCGCATCAGGCCGGTCGATATCCAGACGCTTCCGTTCCCGGGTTTCCCGACCGACATGCAGGCGCAGATCATGGTGCTTTCGGCCCTTGCCGACGGAAGCTCCGTAATTACCGAGAACATCTTCGAGAACCGCTTCATGTTCGCCTCCGAGCTCGTGCGTATGGGTGCCGATATTCGTATCGAGAGCCATCACGCCATGATTCACGGCGTCAAGGGCTTCTCGGGCGCACAGGTCACCTCACCCGACCTGCGTGGCGGCGCGGCGCTTGTGGTTGCCGGTCTTATCGCCGATGGCGTTACCGAGGTCTCGGCCATCCATCACATCAAACGTGGCTACGAGCAGTTTGTCGAAAAGCTGCAGGCGCTTGGCGCGCATGTCGAACATGCCACCGTTCCCGATCCCGTCATCTACTAA
- the atpC gene encoding ATP synthase F1 subunit epsilon, with translation MRIRIVCPVSLAYEGDAAFVSIPSTDGEFGVLPAHSSEICTIDRGYVRVSDKAMGTVDHTFAVAGGYAQVADDVVTVLAERACDLATVDADKVKADIQGFEEKLGNLSEDDARRAYLYNEIAWCKLKLAQ, from the coding sequence ATGCGTATCCGCATCGTGTGCCCCGTGAGCCTCGCCTATGAGGGTGACGCTGCGTTTGTGTCGATTCCGTCTACGGATGGCGAGTTTGGCGTTCTGCCTGCTCACTCCAGCGAAATCTGCACGATCGACCGCGGTTACGTTCGCGTTTCCGATAAGGCCATGGGCACTGTCGACCACACGTTTGCCGTGGCCGGCGGCTATGCCCAGGTTGCGGACGATGTCGTGACCGTTCTCGCCGAGCGCGCTTGCGATTTGGCGACCGTCGATGCCGACAAGGTTAAAGCTGATATTCAAGGTTTTGAAGAGAAGCTGGGTAATTTGTCGGAGGATGATGCACGCCGCGCCTACCTCTATAATGAAATCGCATGGTGTAAGCTCAAGCTTGCCCAATAG
- the atpD gene encoding F0F1 ATP synthase subunit beta: protein MANNTVKLAVEEATKKTTAGDGRIVRIIGPVVDVKFDGAVPPIYNALTVEAETPIGHLSTILEVESQLPGGVVRTVAMSSTDGLQRGLIATDTGEPMKMPVGPKTLGRIWNVMGKPVDGKPMPEVEEFYPIHHAAPRFDELTTKTEIFETGIKAVDLLEPYIRGGKTGLFGGAGVGKTVLIQELINNLAQEHGGTSVFTGVGERTREGTDLYLEMSESGVIDKTCLVYGQMNEPPGARLRIGLAGLTTAEYFRDRGQDVLLFIDNIFRFSQAGSEVSALLGRMPSAVGYQPTLATEMGDLQERITSTKTGSITSVQAVYVPADDLTDPAPATTFTHLDATTVLSRSISSLGLFPAIDPLASSSDALDPSIVGEEHYRVAVKVQELLQEYSDLQDIIAILGMDELSEEQRLTVNRARKIQQFLSQSFHVAEKFTGNPGVYVRVEDTVRSFAEIVDGKADDLPEQAFRYASTIEDVRERARKMGEK from the coding sequence ATGGCTAATAACACCGTAAAGCTTGCGGTCGAGGAAGCCACCAAGAAGACGACTGCCGGTGATGGTCGCATCGTGCGTATCATCGGCCCTGTCGTCGACGTCAAGTTTGACGGTGCGGTGCCCCCGATCTACAACGCGCTCACGGTCGAGGCCGAGACCCCGATCGGTCACCTGAGCACGATCCTCGAGGTTGAGAGCCAGCTTCCGGGCGGCGTCGTCCGCACGGTCGCCATGTCCTCGACCGACGGTCTGCAGCGTGGTCTCATTGCCACCGATACCGGTGAGCCCATGAAGATGCCCGTTGGCCCCAAGACACTCGGCCGCATTTGGAACGTCATGGGCAAGCCCGTCGACGGCAAGCCTATGCCCGAGGTGGAGGAGTTCTATCCCATCCACCATGCGGCACCTCGTTTTGACGAGCTCACCACCAAGACCGAGATCTTCGAGACCGGCATCAAGGCCGTCGACCTGCTTGAGCCCTACATCCGTGGCGGCAAGACAGGCCTGTTCGGCGGCGCCGGCGTCGGCAAGACCGTTCTGATTCAGGAGCTCATCAACAACCTCGCCCAGGAGCATGGCGGCACTTCGGTGTTCACCGGCGTCGGCGAGCGTACCCGTGAGGGTACCGACCTTTATCTCGAGATGAGCGAGTCTGGCGTTATCGACAAGACCTGCTTGGTCTACGGTCAGATGAACGAGCCGCCTGGAGCGCGTCTGCGCATCGGTCTGGCCGGCCTTACCACCGCTGAGTACTTCCGCGATCGTGGCCAGGACGTTCTGCTGTTCATTGATAACATTTTCCGCTTCTCCCAGGCCGGTTCCGAGGTTTCCGCACTTCTGGGCCGTATGCCGTCCGCCGTCGGTTACCAGCCCACGCTGGCTACCGAGATGGGCGACCTCCAGGAGCGCATTACCTCGACCAAGACGGGCTCCATTACCTCCGTCCAGGCCGTCTACGTCCCCGCAGACGACCTGACCGACCCGGCGCCTGCCACGACGTTCACCCACCTCGACGCTACCACGGTTCTTTCGCGTAGCATTTCGTCGCTCGGCCTGTTCCCGGCCATCGACCCGCTCGCGTCTTCTTCCGACGCCCTCGATCCCTCGATCGTCGGCGAGGAGCACTACCGTGTCGCCGTCAAGGTCCAGGAGCTCCTGCAGGAGTACTCCGACCTTCAGGACATCATCGCCATTCTGGGTATGGACGAGCTGTCCGAGGAGCAGCGCCTTACGGTCAACCGTGCCCGTAAGATCCAGCAGTTCCTCTCGCAGTCCTTCCACGTTGCCGAGAAGTTCACCGGCAACCCCGGCGTCTACGTCCGTGTCGAGGATACCGTCCGCTCCTTCGCCGAGATTGTCGACGGCAAGGCCGATGACCTGCCCGAGCAGGCTTTCCGCTATGCCTCCACGATTGAGGACGTGCGCGAGCGCGCCCGCAAGATGGGGGAGAAGTAG